A single window of Papio anubis isolate 15944 chromosome 8, Panubis1.0, whole genome shotgun sequence DNA harbors:
- the VPS28 gene encoding vacuolar protein sorting-associated protein 28 homolog: MFHGIPATPGIGAPGNKPELYEEVKLYKNAREREKYDNMAELFAVVKTMQALEKAYIKDCVSPSEYTAACSRLLVQYKAAFRQVQGSEISTIDEFCRKFRLDCPLAMERIKEDRPITIKDDKGNLNRCIADVVSLFITVMDKLRLEIRAMDEIQPDLRELMETMHRMSHLPPDFEGRQTVSQWLQTLSGMSASDELDDSQVRQMLFDLESAYNAFNRFLHA, translated from the exons CCCCTGGGAACAAGCCAGAGCTGTATGAG GAAGTGAAGTTGTACAAGAACGCCCGGGAGCGGGAGAA GTACGACAACATGGCAGAGCTGTTCGCGGTGGTGAAAACAATGCAAGCCCTGGAGAAAGCCTACATCAAGGACTGCGTCTCCCCCAGCGA GTACACGGCAGCCTGCTCCCGGCTCCTGGTGCAGTACAAAGCTGCCTTCAGGCAGGTTCAGGGCTCAGAAATCAGCACTATTGACGAGTTCTGCCGCAAGTTCCGC CTGGATTGTCCACTGGCCATGGAGCGGATCAAGGAGGACCGACCCATCACCATCAAGGACGACAAGGGCAACCTCAACCGCTGCATTGCCGACGTAGTCTCG CTCTTCATCACGGTCATGGACAAGCTGCGCCTGGAGATTCGCGCCATGGATGAG ATCCAGCCCGACCTGCGAGAGCTGATGGAGACCATGCACCGAATGAGCCACCTCCCGCCCGACTTCGAGGGTCGCCAGACGGTCAGCCAGTG GCTGCAGACCCTGAGCGGCATGTCGGCATCAGACGAGCTGGACGACTCACAGGTGCGTCAGATGCTGTTCGACCTGGAGTCAGCCTACAACGCCTTCAACCGCTTCCTGCATGCCTGA
- the SLC39A4 gene encoding zinc transporter ZIP4, with product MASLVSMELGLLLAVLVVTVTVTATATAPPPAGLLSLLTSGQGAVDQEALGGLLNTLADRVHCASGPCGKCLSVEDALGLGEPEGPGLPPGPVLEARYIARLSAAAVLYLINPEGTCEDARAGRWASRADHLLALLESPKALTPGLSWLLQRMQAQAAGQTPKTACVDIPQLLEEAVGAGAPGSAGGVLAALLDHVRSGSCFHALPSPQYFVDFVFQQHSSEAPMTLAELSALMQRLGVGREAHGDHSHQHRGASGQDPVPLVTSNDSSSVWDTVCLSARDVMAVYGLSEQAGVTPEAWVQLSPALLQQQLSGACTSQPRLPVQDQLSQAERYLYGSLATLLICLCAVFGLVLLTCTGCRGVTHYLLQTFLSLAVGALTGDAVLHLTPKVLGLHTHSEEGLSPQPTWRLLAMLAGLYAFFLFENLFNLLLPRDPEDLEDGPCGHSSHSHGGHSHGVSLQLAPSELRQPKPPHEGSRADLVSGRPMPHPTRSPSHRPLPKPTLPAPPQACGPASRGDLGPRPAAFLLYLWAGLTQGSSQVAEESPELPDPEPRRLSRELRLLPYVITLGDAVHNFADGLAVGAAFASSWKTGLATSLAVFCHELPHELGDFAALLQAGLSVRQALVLNLASALTAFAGLYVALAVGVGEESEVWILAVATGLFLYVALCDMLPAILKVRDPRPWLLFLLHNVGLLGGWTVLLLLSLYEDDITL from the exons ATGGCGTCCCTGGTCTCGATGGAGCTTGGGCTGCTGCTGGCTGTGCTGGTGGTGACGGTGACGGTGACGGCGACGGCGACAGCGCCCCCGCCTGCTGGTCTGCTGAGCCTACTCACCTCCGGCCAGGGAGCTGTGGATCAAGAGGCACTGGGCGGCCTGTTAAATACGCTGGCGGACCGTGTGCACTGCGCCAGCGGGCCGTGTGGAAAG TGCCTGTCTGTGGAGGACGCCCTGGGCCTGGGTGAGCCTGAGGGGCCAGGGCTGCCCCCAGGCCCGGTCCTGGAGGCCAGGTACATTGCCCGCCTCAGTGCCGCCGCCGTCCTCTACCTCATCAACCCCGAGGGCACGTGTGAGGATGCTCGGGCTGGCCGCTGGGCCTCTCGCGCAGACCATCTCCTGGCCCTGCTCGAAAGCCCCAAGGCCCTGACCCCGGGCCTAAGCTGGCTGCTGCAGAGGATGCAGGCCCAGGCTGCCGGCCAGACCCCCAAGACG GCCTGCGTAGACATTCCTCAGCTGCTGGAGGAGGCGGTGGGGGCGGGGGCTCCAGGTAGTGCCGGCGGCGTCCTGGCTGCCCTGCTGGACCACGTCAGGAGTGGGTCTTGCTTCCATGCCTTGCCGAGCCCTCAGTACTTCGTGGACTTTGTGTTCCAGCAGCACAGTAGCGAGGCTCCTATGACGCTGGCCG AGCTGTCGGCCTTGATGCAGCGCCTGGGGGTAGGCAGGGAGGCCCACGGTGACCACAGTCATCAGCACAGGGGAGCCAGCGGCCAGGACCCTGTGCCCCTCGTCACCTCCAACGATAGCTCCAGTGTGTGGGACACG GTATGCCTGAGTGCCAGGGACGTGATGGCTGTGTATGGACTGTCAGAGCAGGCTGGGGTGACCCCGGAGGCCTGGGTCCAACTGAGCCCTGCCCTGCTGCAACAGCAGCTGAGTGGAGCCTGCACCTCCCAGCCCAGGCTCCCCGTCCAGGACCAGCTCAGCCAGGCAGAGA GGTATCTGTACGGCTCCCTGGCCACGCTGCTCATCTGCCTCTGCGCGGTTTTTGGCCTCGTACTGCTGACCTGCACTGGCTGCAGGGGGGTCACCCACTACCTCCTGCAGACCTTCCTGAGCCTGGCGGTGGGTGCACTCACTGGGGATGCTGTCCTGCACCTGACGCCCAAG GTGCTGGGGCTGCACACACACAGCGAAGAGGGCCTCAGCCCACAGCCCACCTGGCGCCTCCTGGCTATGTTGGCCGGGCTCTACGCCTTCTTCCTGTTTGAGAACCTCTTCAACCTCCTGCTGCCCAGGGACCCGGAG GACCTGGAGGACGGGCCCTGCggccacagcagccacagccacGGCGGCCACAGCCACGGTGTGTCCCTGCAGCTGGCACCCAGCGAGCTCCGGCAGCCCAAGCCGCCCCACGAGGGCTCCCGCGCGGACCTGGTGAGTGGGCGCCCGATGCCCCACCCCACGCGGAGCCCCTCCCACAGACCCCTTCCCAAGCCCAcactcccagcccctccccaggcctgCGGCCCCGCCTCCCGCGGTGATCTGGGGCCCCGCCCCGCCGCCTTCCTCCTCTATCTCTGGGCGGGACTTACTCAAGGCTCCTCCCAGGTGGCGGAGGAGAGCCCGGAGCTGCCGGACCcggagcccaggagactgagccGAG AGTTGAGGTTACTGCCTTATGTGATCACGCTGGGCGACGCCGTGCACAACTTCGCCGATGGGCTGGCCGTGGGCGCCGCCTTCGCGTCCTCCTGGAAGACCGGGCTGGCCACCTCGCTGGCGGTGTTCTGCCACGAGTTGCCGCACGAGCTGG GGGACTTCGCGGCCTTGCTGCAGGCGGGGCTGTCCGTGCGCCAAGCGCTGGTGCTGAACCTGGCCTCTGCGCTCACGGCCTTCGCGGGTCTCTACGTGGCACTCGCGGTTGGAGTCGGCGAGGAGAGCGAGGTCTGGATCCTGGCAGTGGCCACCGGCCTGTTCCTCTACGTGGCACTCTGCGACATG CTCCCGGCCATCTTGAAAGTACGGGACCCACGGCCCTGGCTCCTCTTTCTGCTGCACAACGTGGGCCTGCTGGGCGGCTGGACCGTCCTGCTGCTGCTCTCCTTGTACGAGGATGATATCACCCTCTGA